A region of the Dreissena polymorpha isolate Duluth1 chromosome 6, UMN_Dpol_1.0, whole genome shotgun sequence genome:
TAACATCGATAATgaaagttgttaataaaataatgagacaAAAAGTACATTGTTCTACATAATTAGTTCCATTTTAACATTCATATTGATTATTACTAATCAAATTATGGGAAAAAtagtatacatagataaattaatttgtttctaaattCTAAATTCCGTAAATAATtcgcattataaatgtattttgaacgataaatgatttcttttttattttgtgttttcataaataaatcaaACTTATATAATGTTGGCCATCTTTGATAATATgcctttaaataagttttttctaatatctttgtatattggacatattaataagaaatggtattcacttTCTACGACATTAAGATTACAAATTTACATTTCCTATTATCCCGAGGAATATTGTggtatcgacctcgttctatttctaatctatgtaATGATAGGCGTAATTGAGTTAGtgctatttttaaacaagagcaccgccttgcgggtgcagaacgctcatctattttctttttaaaggtgaacggactctcattttcaatcacaaaggagggaggggttgaGTGAAGAgcggtgtatagtgtgggggtgtggaaatttattacattatcttccaaaaatgcgaaaaaaaaatcggggggggggattcttgggtgcgatggttggacagtatttcaaacataaaataataaaaataaatatttgtgattttttaaccgtttcaaaaaataaaaaattgggggcTTAGGTGGGGGGGTATGGAGgaaatttgtgagatgatcttacaaaaaaaaaattagggggggggattcgggtggggaaaggggggagtgggggggattcttgggtgcgatggttggacggtatttcaaacataaaataataaaaataaatagttgcgttttaaaaaaaaaattgggggggtatagtgtgaaggtgtggtggtcatttgtgagatgatctttaaaaaaaattgggggggagggattcggggggggcacgggggatggtttgggtggagtctattgtggtatgtcaataagagtagttttgtcaaagtatcaatcaaatctaatcataaataaagaagttatggcaattttagcaaaatttaataatttgaccttgagagtcaaggtcattcaaaggtaaaggtaaaattcaacttgccaggtacagtaacctcattatagcatgaaagtatttgaagtttgaaagcaatagccttgatactgtaggaataaagtggacctaaacacaaaacttaaccaaattttcaattttctaagtataaaaagggcacataattctgtcaaaatgccagtcagagttacataactttgtctgcacagtccccttatgatagttagtaagtgttgcaagtatgaaagcaatagctttgatacttaaggaataaaatggacctaaacacaaaacttaaccaaaattatcaattttctaagtataaaaagggcacataattctgtcaaaatgcacgccagagttatctaactttgcctgcccagtcccctcatgatagtaatgAAGTGTACcgagtttgaatgcaatagcatcgatactttctgagaaaagtggaacttaaacgcaaaacttaaccggacgccgacgccaaggtgatgacaatagctcatttttttttttcaaaaaatagatgagctaaaaagatttaatttttcttttgttgGGAATTCATATTGGTTTAAAACAGAGTAAAATCGATGAAGCGCTCTGTTACCATGttctgatattgattttattgttttataccagtTTCCGTTTTTGAATAAAGTTACACCTAAATATTTGAATGGTGTGACGATTTCTAACGGCTCACCATATAACGTCAAGTTAAAACTTGTGTGTCGGctatttttttcgaaaataacaacttttgttttactcgtattgattttcagtttgtatttattgcaatagttttcaacgtcatttaacattagtTGGGTTGATGTTGGAGAAGTTGAAAATAGGACTTGATCATCGGCATAAGATAATAAAAAGAATTTAATATCGTTGATCGTTATGATTCCTTCAGAATTAGAGTCAATATTTTCAATGatgtcattaacgaacatcatgaaCAGGATGCTTGAGCATGGGTCGCATTGTTTCCCACCAGCATGTGAATTGATGTATTCTGATGTTTGATTGTTTAACCTGACGGCTGATTTCACTGATGAATACATAGCTTTGAGTGCTGAAGCCATTTTAGCGCTTATTCGTTCGGTGATTAATTGTTGCCATAATAGTGATCGATTTATACTGTCAtaacatttagcataatcaatacaaatgcaatataatttttgaCCAGAGTTTAGAACTTTGTTAATTATACTGTTAAGTATAAAGATACAGTCGACTGTGCTCTTACCCTTTTGGTAACCAAATTGACAGTCagatatgattttattttcatcacaccATTTCGTTAGTCTGTTTAATAGTACTCGGGaatatatctttgataaaatattatttaatgttattccgCGATAAGTTTTCGCATCGCTCGGATCACcgcctttaaatattggtgtgatgTAACCCATTCCCCAGCTTTCAGGATATTGTGCAGTAtcaaaaatgttattgaatatagtTGTTAAGTACGGTTTTATAGAattatatgctgttttaattgttTCAGTTGAAATTTTATCAGGTCCACTTGATTTGCCGTTGTTTTGCTTGAAAACTGCTTGATATGTTTCTGACTCTGTAATTGGCGAATCGAGCTGTGCAGTCTCGATTTGTGGTGTGTTTAAATTTTGTTCATTTATACCAAAATCTGTATTATCGAATGCATCGTTTCCGATTAAGTTATTAAAGTGATTGAACATTTCGTTAATATTTGTATGCTctgcatttttattattaggtttataacattttttaagtgttttccaaaacatttttggttgtgtttttgcaattttatttaaCCGCGTGCTTTCACTCCTCTTATATCTATATTTTGCTTTTCTACGAATAGTGTTATATCGTGTTCTATAATGTACAAATAGTTGTCTATTTGTGTTGGATTTATtcttattaaagttattttttgcATTACGGAAGTTGCATTTTGCAGTTTTACAagtattatcaaaccattctGGCGCTTTTGGATGtgattgtttattgttattaattgtaAATACTTTTCCAAATATCTGAACGCTACTTTCGTGTAAATATTGCGTTAGAgtgttaatttgattataaacattaatttcagtaaaaattgtatttaatacatgCATTTTTTCATCTATTTACGAAGTAAATTCTTGTgacttatcattatcaattattatttttaattattgtagttTAGTGTCCTTTTTATTGCTTTGTAAGTTAATATTGCTTACTGTTTGAAAACTAAAATAAGGTGCAGCATGATCAGAGAATTCGCTCCAATCAAGTATTTCAAATTCATGAATGACATTCCCGAGGAATATATCGTGGTGTGTTAGTAAATAATCGGTTACGCTAAGACCACGTGCTGAGGTGAAGGTGTAATTACCTGTTCTATCTCCGGGCATACGACCGTTAATAATGATATGGTTGGTTGATTTGCATAGAGAGCTTAATGATCGGCCTTGACcccaggtacttgaaaaaaaaaatttggttcttatatatattataagagtaaaggtacccaacgatgatttcacaggtgtattgaataacacaatgcaacagcttaaaagatcaaacaatgcacacatatgtcgttgtggttgccagcaggaagcgtccatctataataaaacaccttttatttgatgaaaatcgtccaagtatgtccaaaacagccaaaagtttcacaaatagcaccccaaaatcaaagtgtgtaATTTCTGACGTCCAGCTGTCActaatgaatgaaggcgattttcgcAATAAAATAGGAACATTGCTATAAAGTCCACGaatgtttttcatttactaaGTTTGACTTCGAACTACGGCGTTCTTAAGACCAGTTGAACGGTAAAAAGCCGGAAATTCAGAAGAAACAACACATTTAGTGTACTTTTACTTTCACGACCATCATTTTGAGGCAGAAATCGGTGTTACGGACAGAAGACGTTTCCattggttgaaaataaaattggtaaacttgttctataatttacgacttattcaaccaatcgataACAAGATAAAAATTTACCGCGTTCAATCAATAGAATGGATtcagtttgaacataaaatataatatttggtgtattttctactttttctgagtatttttgttGTGCCGTTACCAAAGAACGGCGTAGTTCGATGGCAAACTGAGTAAAAGACAAACGCACGCggagtttatagcaaagttcttgtttaattgtgaacaatcgaccgaaaatcgccttcattcattagtgacagctggacgtcaggaattacacactttgattttggggtgctatttgtgaaactttttgctgttttggacatacttggacgattttcatcaaataaaaggtgttttatcatagatggacgcttcctgctggcaaccacaacgacatatgtgtgcattgtttgattttttatgctgttgcattgtgttattcaatacacctgtgaaatcatcgttgggtacctttactcttattatatatataaggaccaaatttttttttcaagtacctgtggccTTGACAGTCAGTTGTATGATCTTCCTTCATTCGTTTCGGAATGTGTCCTAAATTTGGTTCATTTGAATTTGAATTAACGTTAAAGTTTCATCCAAATGTCTATTGTATTCTAATATATCGGATAATAAGCCAGTTCTAGAATTTAAATCTCCTACAATAAAAGTATATCCTAAGGTACAATATTGTTctatattattctctatttcttCGATAAAATCAAAATCGACATCTCTTAAGACTTTCAAATTGGGTGGTGGAATGTAAgtacaacaaatataaacatccGTATCAAAATTTAACAGTTTTCTATCTATTTTTAACCATATTATGCCAAAATCATTTACTTTTACGattgatattttatcttttaatgaggttttaaaataaacagaaataccTCCGGCTTGTCGGCCTTTTTTAACTCCACAAGATTTATATCCATAAATATGTGTGCTTTTAAAGTTTTGAATGTTTAGATTTTGCACTCTCTTTTTATTGGTCCAGGTTTCACTtaacaaaatgatatattgattaatgtattcTAAAAAGTCAATATCCTTTAATTTTCGTATTAGTCCATTTATATTCCACGAAATAATTTTTAACTTTCCATAGCCTAATTGTTTAGTTCATGATAGCCGCCGTTTTGTCCTTTCACTAGAAGTCTTGATCCTGCCCATTTGGTTGTTCTGCCTGCATTTCGTTCCCGGTCAACTATGTGTTGTTTAGTTCGTCGCTTTTCCAGGGTAGCCTTCGTCTGCTGTATCCCAACGCCTTGGTGTAGCGCCCTTAAATCTGGTTTCTTTTCAATTGAGGCTTTGCGAACGAGTTCCCGGTCGGAATAATGATGGAACTTCGCCACTATTGGTCTCGTTTTGCCCGGTGTTTCCTTGCCTATTCGATGGACCCTATCAAGTTCGATGTTTTTTTTTCGATCTGTAATACATCTTGAAGGAGTGTCTTGATTAGCTCTTCGCAATTTTCTTGCTTACTAGGTGATTCTTTAATGCCATAAAAGAGCAGATTCTCTCGTAGGCTATGGAATTCCAGATTGTCGTTGGCATCTACAATTTGCGTTAATTTTGTCTGGAAGCATTCGATGCATTTTTCGATCTTGTTTGATTTTTCgttaaacattttgatttgttcCTCTGATTtttcaagtttatgttttgtttcttcgAATTGCTCATTGATGAATTTGCAACTGGCTTCCATGCATTTAACTTGTAATTCTAATTGTTCCACTTTTTGCGTTATTTTGTTTACTGAGTCTTCAATCTTATCAATTTTCGCTACttgttgtttaatgtttttgataTCCTCTATCAAGCTCGCGGCCCAAGGTGGTGGGTTCATGTTGTTTTGATACGATTGGTTGGCGCCTCCAAATTGGTTAAATGGTGGAGAAGAGACTCCGAACTGACCAAAATATGGTGTTCCAGCGTTATAATTCATTGTCCAAAAGGCGTCTGTTGTACAATTATTGAACTCGAAAGCCGTTTGTGTTGTGGTCAAGTTTAATGGTTGCGATTCCTTGCTTACATTGCTCGTGCTACATGTACTTTGAGCAGTGTTTACATCTAATCTGGTTTTGCCGGCTTTTTCATGCGAGAATCCCGTGCTAATTTTTGCGGGCTCAATTGgagatattgttttctttttctgcttGATTTAGTACTTTTGTTAATGTTAGTTCCTTTATTATTCTTTGGTGACATCTAGATTATTTCACTGGCAACATTTTAGTCCAAAAATTGTCCTGATATTCGCGTTAAATCCATATTATTTCACAAAATTTCTGGAGAGTAAAAATCCATGTGTGTACACCTGTGTGACGTCACACACTAAACAAACCAGTTTGGCATAAATTTGAGTGGGTTTACTGTTTGTAacagttgtttattaaatattatgttttataaagcATTTGTTGATAACTGCGGATTTAGAGCATTGATCATCGGTTTGACTGGCATAAAAAAATCTTGACTTGCTACGCTAttttgttctggaaaaactgggcttattgcatatGCACTAagtgtccctgaatagcctgtgttgAGTGCACACACTAATCTGTTAcgatattttacacacatgcattaagtccagttttccaaaAACGATGCAGCCATGTTCAGcataagttttatttttaaagacctGTAAAAAAACCGCATCTTCACAGCAGTAGACattaatttattaacataatataataacaacaattatacaataaCAACGATAACCATCTTCAGCATACAGCACACGCAGAGTCCTGCAACAATGAGGCTTTGTTACAATTCAGTTTCGTCTGCGTGACTCCCGGAAGTACTGATCTCCGAAACGTATTTCAATGACCTCATTTAAGTTCATGTCCGCTCCGGGATATTTCGATGATGTCATATGTGGTTTGTTATGAAATCTTCAAACTGACGTCTCCTTCCGTAGCATGTTACACCGTTCAGGAGATATTTGGTAAAcctacaaaatataacaaaattacgTCAATAATAATTGTTCAATTCAACAGAAAATGTGTATTACTACCAACTATATTTTTCGAAATATGCATGAAAGGTTGAACATTTTTGTTAACTATTAAACATTATGCTAAATAAAAAGATCTAATTCtatttttataatgaaaataacttaaatattgtaaatatatcaaaCCTTATCTACAAGTGTCTTGGCGGCCGCATGAAACTTGAAGCACCCTGCGTGAAATCGGATATTCTCCGTGCGACGCAGTTTTACACATCTTTCAACGAAATCCAGACAGGCCCCGGGAAGTTCCGGAACTTCAAACTGACTTGCTCCGCAGAATAGACCCGCTACTGTGTCTTCATTAATGTTGACCTCCCCGCAATGAATGAACTCAACCAGCAATCGGAACACTTCGGCGTCGAAGTTCGTAATTGGGATCTTCAGTTTCTCCGATAAAAGATGAGAAAGTCCGACAGAAGACTTGCCTTTGACCTTTTTAGTTTTGGTGACTTTTGATTGCTCGCTTATTCTGAGTTGTATGTGTTTTTGGATGAGCTCAAACATAattctgtaaacaaaatataagataTGAAGTACACAAAAATAGCAGGAAATGCTAagtaattttaatttcatttatcaactatttatattttattaacatgtgcagattaaaaatgtattttatgttgaTGTAACCTAAGTACCTGCTTCTAGATGCCATAACTGCTTTCAATCCGTGAACGGGTACTGCACGTGCTCCAACTAGGAACGTGACGTCACACATCTCGGGCATCGCGTGGATTATTTGCATATCCTCACACAGCGCATGCGCACTTTGAAACTGTGATTTGAGATAAAGACTGGTTTGAGGTGGGTTTACTCTGTCGACAGACGATGATGTGACACTTGTCGTCAGTGAATCATATGACGTCACAGATACGTGATCCGAGTCGTTACCGGAAGAGTAGCCAGAagaaaaatctgaaaataaaattgtaaaatataaacaagttcAAGCTATGCAAACTGAATTACTTATAAAATGACCGGCAAGTCTACTTGTAAACATATGTAAAAAAGAACTGTTCATAAGCGCATTGTATATTTAGTAAACTATGCTTGTCTTTTAAATACCACACatataatttgaaaatgttaTATTCTCACAAATTTTGCAGTTTTTAATGGTTTTTGCCCATAAAAACTTCATAACGAGCTAATTGCtcatatgatgtattttatttataatcaacaACGAAATAtcgaaaattattaataaatatggcAGATATCATATGGTAATTATCCAATTGTTAAGCTTTGGACATATACGTTAtataatgcatgtgaatcaaaTCATTAAATGTGGAAGGTACGTAGTAGTGTTCATCTGGTTTATCAGCCTTGGAACTGTTAGTTATATTATAGTGGTGTTGCGAAAATGTccacaattgaacataattattaaatgaaatttgaatttcaatttAGATAGAATATTTACATACCCTCACATTCAAACCCCATCGTGTGAAAATACTATGGCCAAGTTCTTAAGTATAGTTGCTGATTGTTTGCGCTCCTGATTTTCCTTGCATGGCGACTCCAGCTGCTTATATACCGGTGATCGCGATATACTCTGATTTTTACATCGAGTGAATAGTGTTTGACACGTGGTGATAGACTTacatgacacgtgaacttatgtAGGCTATTTCTCTCCACGTGGTTTGTTCGGTGTCGATCATGTTTGTTCGCGACTTTAACTTGAGTGATGTGTTTGTCACAGGTTGTAGTAAATTTAAAGTAAGCCTTTTACTGAACACTTTTCTATTACTTGTGTTGATAACTTATAACGGTAATAAATGGATTTTGCTATATTACTTATTAGCAAATACATGTTATTcttattgtgttaatgtttactTGAACTAATTAAAACTTAACGAAattgtcaatataataaaaaataaaaccagTAATTGGCTGATAATGTTTATATATGCCTCACTTAAATGCCTTTATTTAGATTCTGAATTCTTATGCTTCACggtttgtgttgtttttgcaaGCTTTAAGACATGCGCTATCACATAAGTAAGGTAGAGTTGTTTCATTATATTAACCCTAACATGATTTTCTAAAATACTGTCCCTTGCTTTAAAGAAAGGAGATATACAGGAACGCTTTTTATATATACTTTGGGGACGTGAAGACTAGAAGTGTAAGCGGTTATGGGGAAAACACTCCGCCTTCCTAAAAATTCTAAAACGGTCGTATTTCATCCCCTTAATATTTGCgtacttatatacatttttatgatCATGATAGTGTGTTgctgttgttcttgttttttaatatgcgtgcatgtgtgtgttttatttatgTCGTTCTTGTTTTTTAAACGTATTTTGAATATGTAAATCATGTTAATTTTATTGTATccaaaacatttaatgacataattattgaACCAGTTTGAAGAAGCTGAAAACTTGTTttatcctttcccactcagtagcaaagtgaaaatggctatgtgcaaacaacataaacaagcaaattcgttgaattgatatcccccgccattttacttcttgacacaaaagttttctggacggatggacaacgccactgtgcatcatcctcttatccagatatatactcataccaagtttcaatgaaatccgtcagagtacttccaagatatggctccggacacacacaaaaaagcattttttcaagatacaaaaggccataactccgttattatccaatggtgtacaatcccatttggcgtgcatcattctcttatccatatatatatatatattatatatatatatatatatatatttatatatatactcataccaagtttcaatgaaatccgccaaagcacttccaaaatatggctccggacacacaaataaagcttttttttcaagatacaaagggccataactcctttattatccgatggtgtacaatgccatttggagtgCATCATCCTCTCATTTATATATATgatcataccaagtttaaatgaaatccgccaaagcacttccaagatatggctccggacacacaaaaaaagcactttttcaagatacaaagggccacaactcgtttattatccaatggtgtacaatgccatttagcgtgcatcatcctcttatccatatatatactcatatcaagtttcaattaaatccgccaaagcacttccacgatatggcttcggacacacacaaaaagtttttttcaagatacaaagggccataactccgttattatccgatggtgtacaatgccatttggcgcgcATCATCCTcttttccatatatatactcatatcaagtttcaatgaaattcgcccaagcacttccaagatatggctccggacacacaaaaaacattttttaaagatacaaagggccataattccgttattatccgatggtgtacaatgccatttagcgtgcatcatcatcttatccagatatatactcataccaagtttcaatgaaatccgccaaagcacttcaaagatatggctccggacacacaagaAAGCACTTTTtcgagatacaaagggccataactccgttattattcgatggtgtacaatgccatttggcgtgcatcatcctcttatccatatatatactcatatcaagtttcaatgaaatccgccaaagcacttccaatatatggtccggacacaaaagtgccggacggacggacggacaacaccaaaacaatatccctccgcctatggcgggggataaaaaaggttttatgctgttcgctgccAGATGAATtgtgtttaaacagtgaaaactcattttttatgaaaattaagacATAATACAAAAATAGCATTTCAATGTAAGATTTTGTACATGAGGCCAGTGAGGGTAAGTTGACATCAGATTTTGTTTGAGGAAGTtgtcaaaatatacaaaaactttCCCAACCAGTTTGGCATAAATCTGAGTGGGTTTACTGTTTGTAACAGTTGGTTATTAAATATTACGTTTCGTTTCGTTTATTGATACTCTCAGCACATGTGTTACAATGTGGACAAGAGGTATAAAGGTGAGTtacaaaataattcaagtatagGTCAAGCTGTATGGGTAAGGTAACACATACAATATTATTGTACAACACAGTTACAAT
Encoded here:
- the LOC127836032 gene encoding serine-enriched protein-like, giving the protein MGFECEDFSSGYSSGNDSDHVSVTSYDSLTTSVTSSSVDRVNPPQTSLYLKSQFQSAHALCEDMQIIHAMPEMCDVTFLVGARAVPVHGLKAVMASRSRIMFELIQKHIQLRISEQSKVTKTKKVKGKSSVGLSHLLSEKLKIPITNFDAEVFRLLVEFIHCGEVNINEDTVAGLFCGASQFEVPELPGACLDFVERCVKLRRTENIRFHAGCFKFHAAAKTLVDKV